A window of the Coprobacter fastidiosus genome harbors these coding sequences:
- a CDS encoding acyltransferase: MNQGATRKGITIEDGVWLGAKCTILDGVTIGKHAIVAAGSVVTKDVPAYSIVGGVPAKLIKNRKE, encoded by the coding sequence ATGAACCAAGGTGCGACCCGAAAGGGCATAACTATTGAAGATGGAGTATGGTTAGGAGCTAAATGCACGATTTTAGACGGTGTTACTATCGGCAAGCATGCGATCGTCGCGGCCGGTAGTGTCGTAACAAAAGATGTTCCTGCATATAGCATTGTCGGAGGTGTTCCTGCAAAACTTATCAAAAATCGCAAGGAATAA
- a CDS encoding radical SAM protein, whose amino-acid sequence MAISSPTDMCIITTYRCPMQCKMCSIWQNPTEKSKEIQVKELEKLPKVKFVNLTGGEPFVREDLEEIVEVMFRKSPRVVISTSGWFEDRVIKLAEKFPNIGIRISIEGLSCKNDELRGRAGGFDKGLRTLMLLKEMGVKDIGFGITVSNNNSEDMLSLYRLSKNLGMEFATAAFHNSYYFHKHDNVITNTNEVIDNFTRLIEMQMKETHPKSWFRAFFNMGLINYIEGNRRMLPCEAGLVNFFVDPYGEVYPCNGLEEKYWQESMGNIRNVTDFKEIWESEQAARVRELVRKCPKNCWMVGTASPVMKKYIQHPIHWVLKNKWRSMTGKPVCIDKKWYDVGQDPEQGNLKEKSK is encoded by the coding sequence ATGGCAATTTCATCCCCTACAGATATGTGCATCATCACTACTTACAGGTGTCCGATGCAATGTAAAATGTGCAGTATATGGCAGAATCCAACAGAAAAAAGCAAAGAAATACAAGTAAAGGAGCTCGAAAAACTCCCCAAAGTAAAATTTGTGAATCTCACCGGAGGTGAACCATTTGTACGGGAAGATCTTGAAGAAATTGTCGAGGTAATGTTTCGGAAATCTCCACGGGTAGTGATTTCCACATCCGGATGGTTTGAAGATAGAGTCATAAAACTGGCCGAGAAATTCCCGAACATAGGTATCAGAATCAGTATAGAGGGGCTATCATGTAAAAATGACGAATTAAGAGGAAGAGCCGGAGGTTTCGATAAAGGATTACGGACACTCATGCTCCTCAAAGAAATGGGAGTAAAAGATATTGGTTTCGGCATTACTGTTTCCAATAATAATTCCGAAGATATGCTCTCTTTATACCGCCTCTCAAAAAATTTGGGAATGGAGTTCGCCACTGCGGCATTTCATAATTCTTATTATTTCCACAAACACGACAATGTGATAACCAATACAAACGAGGTTATCGACAACTTTACCCGTTTAATTGAAATGCAAATGAAAGAAACCCACCCCAAATCTTGGTTCAGAGCATTCTTCAATATGGGGCTTATCAACTACATTGAAGGAAACCGCCGTATGTTACCTTGTGAAGCCGGATTAGTAAACTTTTTCGTTGATCCCTATGGAGAAGTTTATCCATGTAATGGACTTGAAGAAAAATATTGGCAGGAAAGTATGGGTAACATTCGAAATGTAACCGATTTTAAAGAAATTTGGGAAAGCGAACAGGCTGCACGGGTAAGAGAATTAGTACGCAAATGTCCAAAAAATTGCTGGATGGTGGGAACTGCATCTCCTGTAATGAAAAAATATATTCAACATCCTATACACTGGGTATTAAAAAATAAATGGAGATCTATGACCGGAAAGCCCGTATGTATCGATAAAAAATGGTATGATGTAGGACAAGATCCCGAACAGGGGAATTTAAAGGAGAAAAGCAAATAA
- a CDS encoding glycosyltransferase family 4 protein — translation MKSERKIKIIVTGTRGIPDILGGVETHCEELYPRLANNKYTITIVRRSCYITDNIRIDNYKGISLKDIYAPRKKSLEAIVHTFLAILYAKKSHADILHIHAIGPSLLIPFARVLGLKVVMTHHGPDYDRQKWGHLAKWMLRTGERMSAKYANEIIVISSVIDNILREKYGRNDTHLIFNGVTLPKKSQSTCYIDQLGLTTHKYILAMGRFVEEKGFDLLIRAFSALKQNKYKLVIAGDADHPSAYSENLKRQALEEHVILTGFIKGEKLNEIMSNAALFILPSFHEGLPISLLEAMSYDLDVLVSDIPANRLPELTLDDYFKTGSIPDLKNKLQYKIENIQLDRKYDLSSYNWDNIAEQVDSVYQLILNKK, via the coding sequence ATGAAATCTGAAAGAAAAATAAAAATCATTGTTACCGGGACAAGAGGCATTCCTGATATTTTAGGGGGAGTAGAGACGCATTGTGAAGAATTATATCCTCGTCTTGCTAATAACAAATATACAATCACTATTGTACGACGTAGCTGTTATATTACTGATAATATTCGAATAGATAATTATAAAGGAATCTCTTTAAAAGACATTTACGCTCCCCGTAAAAAAAGTCTGGAAGCCATCGTTCACACCTTTTTGGCTATCCTATATGCAAAAAAATCACATGCCGACATCTTACACATTCATGCGATAGGGCCTTCATTGTTAATACCTTTTGCCCGAGTATTAGGTTTAAAAGTAGTCATGACTCACCATGGTCCTGACTATGACCGCCAGAAATGGGGACATCTAGCTAAATGGATGCTTCGCACCGGAGAACGAATGAGTGCAAAATATGCAAATGAAATTATCGTTATTTCCAGTGTAATCGACAATATTCTTCGCGAGAAATATGGTAGAAATGATACTCACTTGATTTTTAACGGTGTAACTCTCCCTAAAAAATCCCAATCAACCTGTTATATCGATCAGTTAGGATTAACTACCCATAAATATATATTAGCAATGGGAAGATTTGTCGAAGAAAAGGGTTTCGATTTACTAATAAGAGCATTCTCTGCATTGAAACAAAATAAATATAAGCTGGTAATCGCCGGAGATGCCGACCACCCTTCGGCATATTCAGAAAATCTGAAACGACAAGCTCTGGAAGAACATGTTATATTAACAGGTTTTATAAAAGGGGAAAAACTGAATGAGATAATGTCTAATGCAGCATTGTTCATACTTCCTTCTTTCCATGAGGGCTTGCCTATATCTCTTCTCGAGGCGATGAGTTATGATTTAGATGTGCTTGTCAGTGATATTCCGGCAAATCGGTTACCGGAACTAACTCTTGATGATTATTTCAAAACCGGCTCGATTCCCGATTTAAAAAATAAGTTACAATATAAAATCGAGAACATACAGCTTGACCGAAAGTACGATTTGTCTTCTTATAACTGGGATAATATCGCCGAACAAGTCGATTCGGTATATCAGCTTATCCTAAACAAAAAATAA
- a CDS encoding lipocalin-like domain-containing protein: MIKKFLPLSTIILTLLFSGCNKDNENLIRGKWQLRHIDMPNNSQISTDSVFYSFQLNIFELATLVQGNDFSAEKTNGIYTIKTDSIFMTVTPSYMGNALKSPYYGWHTAEKNFAIKKLDHSALILSCNDTIYTFRKF; this comes from the coding sequence ATGATAAAAAAATTTCTGCCATTATCGACCATTATTCTAACATTACTATTTTCCGGCTGCAATAAGGATAACGAAAATCTTATCAGAGGAAAATGGCAATTAAGACACATCGACATGCCCAACAACAGCCAAATATCGACAGATTCGGTATTTTACAGTTTTCAGTTGAATATATTCGAATTGGCGACATTAGTACAGGGAAATGACTTTAGTGCCGAAAAAACAAACGGTATCTATACCATAAAAACAGACTCTATTTTTATGACAGTAACACCATCTTACATGGGAAATGCACTAAAAAGTCCTTATTATGGATGGCATACCGCTGAAAAAAACTTTGCAATCAAAAAATTAGATCATTCGGCACTAATATTATCCTGTAATGACACCATCTACACATTTCGTAAATTCTGA
- a CDS encoding capsule assembly Wzi family protein: MLKKIIILFLLVFFGSIYSIIHAQFTLQYSAETNIITGNGEFTPFYLMNNRGGVISFTPNNGYLRAGVSKKIDNDKRFSYGFGIDLIGSYNNDATIYLQQLYGEIKYRCLGLMIGSKEQYSLMRDRELSSGSMVWSGNSRPIPQVSVGIPHFVNFPGTNGWMQIKGEISYGIFVDDAYQKEHKGEGKPYSKHVLYHRKYLILKFEKEKPFYGSIGIDMAAQFGGTIYDNPNFKTSVTKFPSGIKSFFKVFVPLSGGNDSPLIDQVNVTGNHLGSYLLEIGYRKKNWHAKLYHERYFDDHSGMIFKNKWDGLWGIEYRTIKKKLITGAVFEIMNSKDQSGPFLFDKTEELPLKTSGADFYYGHMAYNGWTHRGHTMGTPFIASPGYNTDGFLGFKSSRSLAFHAGIDGYIFSELSYKILAGHQQGWGTGYLPFTHITHEFSALAEINYRPEKIKGWTFRLSGAFDKGTLFGDNWGIQIGIRKEGLLFSTKK, translated from the coding sequence ATGCTAAAAAAAATAATTATACTATTCCTCCTTGTTTTCTTCGGCTCTATATACAGCATTATTCATGCACAATTCACCCTCCAATACAGTGCAGAGACAAATATAATTACAGGAAATGGAGAATTTACTCCTTTTTATTTAATGAATAATCGCGGAGGTGTAATTTCATTCACCCCGAATAACGGTTATCTAAGAGCAGGTGTGAGCAAAAAAATCGATAATGACAAACGTTTTTCATACGGATTCGGTATCGATCTTATCGGATCATACAATAACGATGCAACAATCTATTTACAACAATTATACGGTGAAATAAAATATCGTTGTCTCGGACTTATGATAGGTAGTAAAGAACAATACTCCCTGATGCGTGACAGAGAACTGAGTAGCGGAAGTATGGTTTGGTCCGGGAACAGCCGTCCGATACCACAAGTATCGGTAGGAATACCTCATTTTGTCAATTTTCCGGGAACAAATGGATGGATGCAAATTAAAGGAGAAATTTCTTACGGTATATTTGTTGATGATGCTTATCAAAAAGAGCATAAAGGAGAAGGGAAACCCTACAGCAAACATGTTTTGTATCACCGTAAATATCTAATATTAAAATTTGAAAAAGAAAAACCTTTTTACGGTTCGATCGGAATAGACATGGCAGCACAATTTGGAGGTACAATATATGATAACCCCAATTTCAAAACTTCCGTAACCAAATTTCCATCAGGAATCAAAAGCTTTTTTAAAGTATTCGTACCATTATCCGGAGGTAATGATTCCCCACTAATAGATCAGGTAAACGTTACAGGCAATCACTTAGGCAGTTATCTCTTAGAAATAGGTTATCGTAAAAAAAACTGGCATGCAAAATTATATCATGAACGTTATTTTGATGATCATTCAGGCATGATCTTTAAAAACAAATGGGACGGATTATGGGGAATAGAATATAGAACTATCAAGAAAAAACTAATAACCGGTGCAGTATTCGAAATAATGAATTCAAAAGATCAAAGCGGTCCGTTCTTATTCGATAAAACAGAAGAATTGCCTCTAAAAACAAGCGGAGCTGATTTTTATTACGGACACATGGCATACAACGGGTGGACACATAGAGGACATACGATGGGAACACCGTTTATCGCTTCGCCCGGTTATAATACCGACGGATTTCTCGGATTTAAAAGTTCCAGAAGTCTTGCTTTTCACGCCGGGATAGACGGATACATATTTTCAGAGCTCTCATACAAAATTTTAGCAGGGCATCAACAAGGCTGGGGTACTGGATATTTACCTTTTACCCATATCACACACGAATTTTCAGCTTTAGCAGAAATAAATTACCGACCTGAAAAAATTAAAGGTTGGACATTTCGATTATCGGGAGCATTTGATAAAGGTACTCTGTTCGGAGACAATTGGGGAATACAAATAGGTATACGGAAAGAAGGTCTTTTGTTCAGCACAAAGAAATAA
- a CDS encoding OmpA family protein — MNRYGKQFRYGIIIILCISLLTETGCSAWQGMSKTGQGATIGAGSGAAAGAGIGALVGGGKGAWIGSLIGAAVGSGTGALIGRKMDKQQQELEAQLKNAQIEKVKDSNNLQAIKVTFENGILFAINSSQLNASSKADLNKLAQNLVQNPETNVQVFGYTDNTGSQQLNERLSLQRAESVVNYLVSDGVRSSRVSAKGFGWNDPVASNATPEGRAQNRRVEIYITAAPEMIQNAQ, encoded by the coding sequence ATGAATAGATATGGTAAACAGTTCCGTTATGGAATAATTATAATATTGTGTATCAGCTTATTGACAGAAACAGGATGTTCTGCATGGCAAGGTATGTCTAAAACCGGTCAAGGTGCTACTATCGGTGCTGGTTCTGGTGCTGCAGCAGGTGCAGGGATCGGGGCATTGGTAGGAGGTGGCAAAGGTGCATGGATAGGTTCTTTGATCGGTGCTGCTGTAGGTTCTGGTACAGGAGCTTTGATCGGTCGGAAAATGGATAAGCAGCAGCAGGAACTTGAAGCTCAGCTAAAAAATGCACAGATCGAGAAAGTAAAAGACAGTAATAATTTGCAGGCGATAAAGGTTACTTTTGAGAATGGAATTTTATTTGCGATTAATTCTTCTCAGTTAAATGCTTCTTCTAAAGCCGATTTAAATAAACTCGCTCAAAATTTGGTACAGAACCCTGAGACGAATGTACAAGTTTTCGGTTATACAGACAATACTGGAAGTCAACAACTCAATGAACGTTTGTCTCTGCAACGTGCAGAGTCGGTCGTCAATTACTTGGTCAGTGACGGAGTCCGTTCGAGTCGTGTTTCTGCAAAAGGATTCGGATGGAATGATCCGGTGGCATCGAATGCGACTCCGGAAGGGCGTGCGCAAAATAGGAGAGTGGAAATATATATTACGGCAGCTCCGGAAATGATTCAGAATGCTCAATAA
- a CDS encoding superoxide dismutase, with the protein MKRLKQITIVLVLSGFIFTQNPYAQNNIVKTKSENREIVLPPLPYAENELEPYISAQTVMLHYGKHLKGYIDNVNRLIKEISNLEGKDLETIVKQSEGSLYNNAAQAWNHIFYFDAFSPHAQHLPSGNLEKQINKQWGNFENFKTAFTNTANNLFGSGWVWLIKNKNGTLDIIGESNAGNVLKGNGKPLLGVDIWEHAYYLDYQNRRAEHIDGLWNIIDWSIVDRRYNE; encoded by the coding sequence ATGAAAAGACTAAAGCAGATAACAATAGTACTGGTTTTATCAGGATTTATTTTCACTCAAAATCCATACGCCCAAAATAATATAGTAAAAACAAAATCCGAAAATAGAGAAATTGTTCTTCCTCCTCTTCCTTATGCCGAAAACGAATTAGAACCGTACATCAGTGCACAGACAGTAATGCTTCATTATGGTAAGCACCTAAAAGGCTATATTGATAATGTAAATCGTTTAATAAAAGAAATATCTAATCTGGAAGGAAAAGACTTGGAAACAATTGTCAAACAATCGGAAGGCTCTCTCTATAATAATGCCGCCCAAGCATGGAATCATATTTTTTATTTTGACGCTTTTTCTCCGCATGCACAACATTTACCATCTGGCAACTTAGAAAAACAAATAAATAAACAGTGGGGAAACTTCGAAAATTTTAAAACAGCATTCACCAATACGGCAAATAATTTATTTGGCTCAGGATGGGTATGGTTAATCAAAAATAAAAACGGAACACTGGATATTATTGGAGAAAGTAACGCAGGTAATGTTTTAAAAGGAAATGGAAAACCTCTATTAGGCGTCGATATTTGGGAACATGCTTATTATTTAGATTACCAAAACCGAAGAGCAGAACACATCGACGGACTTTGGAATATCATAGACTGGAGTATTGTAGATAGAAGATATAATGAATAA
- a CDS encoding type B 50S ribosomal protein L31: MKKGLHPENYRPVVFKDMSNDDIFITRSTVAAKETIEIDGVTYPLVKLEITNTSHPFFTGKQKLVDTAGRVDKFMSRYSKHMQNKQK, from the coding sequence ATGAAAAAAGGTCTTCATCCTGAGAATTATCGTCCGGTAGTATTTAAAGATATGTCTAATGATGACATATTTATTACTCGTTCTACTGTAGCTGCTAAAGAAACTATTGAGATAGACGGGGTAACATATCCGTTGGTAAAACTTGAAATCACGAATACTTCACATCCGTTCTTTACCGGAAAACAGAAATTGGTGGATACTGCAGGACGTGTTGATAAGTTTATGAGCCGTTATTCTAAACATATGCAGAATAAGCAGAAATAA
- a CDS encoding tyrosine-protein phosphatase: protein MFSFFKKKNSQTHKLCYEVDLHSHILPGIDDGSPNTEKSIGLIREMQNWGIRKIIATPHIAEETFENTPETIKNAWDLLKATLKTEGIEQEICYSAEYRIDDGFIRMFESNQLIPLPDNYLLVENSFIQAFWNLDELLFQLQLKEFKPILAHPERYAYYHNQKNIYTTMHNNGCAFQVNLLSFSGYYGKSVKEAAFWLAEQGYIDFLGTDLHNMNHVQAISSFLTTKDYTKLISKINIKNDMLK from the coding sequence ATGTTCAGTTTTTTCAAGAAAAAAAATAGCCAAACACATAAACTTTGCTACGAAGTAGATCTTCATTCTCACATCCTTCCGGGAATAGATGATGGATCACCGAATACAGAAAAATCGATCGGCTTAATCCGCGAAATGCAAAATTGGGGAATTAGAAAAATTATCGCAACTCCTCATATTGCAGAAGAAACTTTCGAAAATACTCCAGAAACTATAAAAAATGCATGGGATTTATTGAAGGCCACACTCAAGACTGAAGGGATCGAACAAGAAATTTGTTATTCTGCCGAATATCGCATCGATGACGGTTTCATACGAATGTTTGAATCGAATCAGCTAATCCCTCTTCCCGATAACTATCTATTAGTTGAAAATTCTTTTATACAAGCTTTCTGGAATTTAGATGAACTGCTTTTTCAACTGCAATTGAAAGAATTCAAACCCATTCTTGCACATCCCGAAAGATATGCCTACTATCATAATCAAAAAAACATATATACGACAATGCACAACAATGGTTGTGCATTTCAAGTAAACCTTTTATCTTTTTCCGGATATTACGGAAAAAGTGTAAAAGAAGCAGCTTTTTGGCTCGCAGAGCAAGGCTATATCGACTTTTTAGGAACAGATTTACATAATATGAACCATGTCCAGGCAATCAGTAGTTTTTTGACGACAAAAGACTATACCAAATTGATAAGTAAAATCAACATCAAAAACGATATGCTTAAATAA
- a CDS encoding LysO family transporter, producing MGFMLAGIFIGYFLKQQKKLFKIIGKLNMWIIFLLLFSMGLSIGNNKSIIESLDHFGITAIIIGLAATAGSVLLSIPLYKFLFKRQSDK from the coding sequence ATGGGATTCATGTTAGCCGGTATTTTTATCGGCTATTTTCTAAAACAGCAAAAAAAGCTATTCAAAATTATCGGGAAACTGAATATGTGGATTATCTTCCTTCTTTTATTCAGTATGGGGCTTTCCATAGGCAACAACAAAAGCATCATAGAAAGTCTCGATCATTTTGGCATAACAGCAATAATAATAGGACTTGCAGCCACTGCCGGCAGTGTATTGTTATCTATACCTCTTTATAAATTTCTATTTAAAAGACAATCTGATAAATGA
- a CDS encoding lysine exporter LysO family protein has protein sequence MKSSFIILCCFITGILLAYYRYVPDIFLTYDYSNYILPVMMFFVGIGIGGDIKSLYVPIKKYKLKIILIPLATIFGSIIITALISPLFDITTKETIAIGSGFGYYSLSAIFLNKLAGYEIGMMALISNMTREITALLFIPILARYCGKLSPISAAGATSIDTTLPIIAKSCGEQFIVISIFHGILVDISVPIIISLLYYF, from the coding sequence ATGAAAAGCAGTTTCATCATTTTATGCTGTTTTATTACCGGCATCTTATTAGCATATTATCGATACGTTCCGGACATATTCCTGACATATGACTACAGCAACTACATATTACCGGTCATGATGTTCTTTGTTGGCATAGGAATAGGCGGCGACATTAAAAGTTTATATGTCCCTATCAAGAAATATAAACTAAAAATCATACTAATCCCCTTGGCAACTATTTTCGGTTCAATCATCATTACAGCACTTATCTCTCCGCTATTCGATATTACAACAAAAGAAACAATTGCCATCGGGTCTGGTTTTGGTTATTACAGTTTATCTGCTATATTCTTAAATAAATTAGCCGGATATGAAATAGGAATGATGGCTCTTATCAGTAATATGACCCGTGAGATAACAGCACTCCTTTTTATACCCATTTTAGCTCGTTATTGCGGGAAACTATCTCCTATCTCTGCGGCAGGGGCCACATCTATCGACACGACATTGCCTATTATTGCAAAAAGTTGCGGAGAACAATTTATCGTCATTTCTATATTTCATGGTATCCTTGTCGATATCTCTGTCCCTATTATTATAAGTCTATTATACTATTTTTAA
- a CDS encoding OmpA family protein translates to MKKIVFFSLLALLSFDINAQNASEDSITTKNSFVVTRFKSNWFLNFGANANVYLGQNDSKLDFGKRIAPGFTISAGKWVTPWLGVQLGLDGMQLKGAAPAMGMTYVKNDELLSNGYYKQKWFSFMPHADLMVNMANLFGKYKENRVYNPIITGGAGFIADSKGGNYSQAVQFAFINKFRVSKAWDINLDIKGAWIGNDFDAEGGSRGDGLFSVGLSATYRFKTRKFVPYQPKYIKDTKAANEWKAKYDAANNKAGRLQAENNDLKEALKNAKNTETPVKEVVKEPVKPQLIIYYTADSYSIKDKDMILLKALAKEMKKNTDSKYEICGYTDSKTGTPEYNSALREKRANNVINTLIRLGVDKDQLVKKTSDQTLNQFGAYALDRAVTITKI, encoded by the coding sequence ATGAAAAAGATTGTATTTTTCTCTCTTTTAGCATTATTATCATTCGATATTAATGCTCAAAATGCTTCAGAAGATTCAATTACAACCAAAAACAGTTTCGTTGTTACTCGTTTTAAAAGTAATTGGTTTCTTAATTTCGGGGCTAATGCAAATGTTTATTTAGGACAAAATGACAGTAAATTGGATTTTGGGAAACGCATAGCACCCGGATTCACAATTTCTGCAGGAAAGTGGGTAACACCATGGTTAGGTGTACAATTAGGATTAGACGGAATGCAATTAAAAGGTGCAGCTCCTGCTATGGGAATGACGTATGTAAAAAATGACGAACTTCTTTCTAATGGCTATTACAAACAAAAATGGTTCTCATTTATGCCCCATGCGGATTTAATGGTAAACATGGCAAATTTATTCGGAAAATATAAAGAAAACCGAGTATATAACCCTATTATTACGGGAGGTGCGGGATTCATAGCAGACTCTAAAGGTGGTAATTACAGCCAAGCCGTACAATTTGCATTTATCAATAAATTCAGAGTAAGTAAAGCTTGGGATATCAACTTGGACATAAAAGGAGCTTGGATCGGAAATGACTTTGATGCAGAAGGTGGATCAAGAGGTGATGGATTATTCTCTGTGGGTTTAAGCGCAACTTACCGGTTTAAGACCCGCAAATTCGTACCTTATCAGCCCAAATATATCAAAGACACTAAAGCTGCCAACGAATGGAAAGCAAAATATGATGCTGCCAATAACAAAGCCGGTCGTTTGCAAGCAGAAAATAACGATTTAAAAGAAGCTTTGAAAAATGCTAAGAATACTGAGACTCCGGTCAAAGAAGTTGTAAAAGAACCTGTAAAACCACAGCTTATTATTTATTATACAGCAGATTCTTATTCGATCAAAGATAAAGATATGATCTTATTAAAAGCTCTTGCTAAAGAAATGAAGAAAAATACTGATAGCAAATACGAAATATGCGGATATACAGACAGTAAAACCGGAACTCCTGAATATAATTCTGCATTAAGAGAAAAACGCGCAAATAATGTTATTAATACCTTAATTCGTTTAGGAGTTGATAAAGATCAATTGGTTAAGAAAACAAGTGACCAAACATTAAATCAGTTCGGAGCATATGCACTTGACAGAGCTGTTACTATTACAAAAATCTAA